In Cherax quadricarinatus isolate ZL_2023a chromosome 71, ASM3850222v1, whole genome shotgun sequence, one DNA window encodes the following:
- the PolE2 gene encoding DNA polymerase epsilon subunit 2, producing MSAKNNVVNLFKLHGLAVRSDGAKYLCDLLNPLPKHEHDKWIEKVIEAVQKLPISSTLISKEDIHKAAQEVGTSENDDIENLLQIVDIYKVPKLIYNTERKKFVLAPARARDLHGDPSDKAGIFRDRYSIVYQRTCNHDLFRQPVVGNTDEDSKKFGLVKVEYLLGSSSRLEGVVALGLLTQLIEGQHHLEDDTGAVHLDLTNAKFHPGLFTHNCFILVEGWYEDGMLHASAIGLPPPEASSSTRALMGNINYFGGQGSVCSKNVIKLQQAEQENKDAMFVILSDVWLDKIKVTEKLRTLFTGYAQFPPVAFIFCGNFLSVCHGAEQAPELRQALTSLGTLIAGFPELMAHSKFIFVPGPSDPGPGSIFPRPPLPKYVTEEIKKTVPSAIFVCNPCRLLYCTQEIVIFRENIVAKMCRNCVYFPTNSEDIPAHFAKTLLSQSHLAALPLHVLPVYWGLDHCLSLYPTPDVIITADKGDAFATTYNHCVIMNPGSFSKTDFSFKVYFPATRQVEDSQIGDEDI from the exons TGATGGAGCCAAGTACCTGTGTGACCTACTTAATCCACTGCCCAAACATGAACATGATAAGTGGATTGAGAAGGTTATAGAAGCTGTTCAAAAACTTCCAATAAGTTCAACATTAATATCTAAGGAAGACATCCACAAAGCTGCCCAG GAAGTTGGCACTTCTGAAAATGATGATATTGAAAACCTTTTGCAAATTGTGGATATCTACAAAGTTCCCAAATTAATTTACAATACAGAGAGGAAGAAATTTGTGCTAGCACCAGCAAGAGCCCGGGACTTACATGGAGATCCATCAGATAAGGCTGGGATTTTTCGGGACAG ATACAGCATAGTTTATCAGAGAACGTGTAATCATGATCTGTTTCGTCAGCCAGTTGTTGGAAACACTGATGAGGATAGCAAGAAATTTGGCCTTGTGAAG GTCGAGTATCTGTTGGGATCAAGCTCCCGCTTGGAAGGTGTGGTAGCATTAGGTCTATTAACACAACTGATTGAGGGTCAACACCATCTTGAAGATGACACAGGGGCTGTTCATCTTGATCTTACCAATGCTAAATTCCACCCAG gtttatttacacacaATTGCTTTATCTTGGTGGAAGGATGGTATGAAGATGGAATGCTACATGCCAGTGCTATTGGGCTGCCACCTCCTGAGGCTTCCAGCTCAACAAG GGCACTGATGGGGAACATCAATTATTTTGGTGGTCAAGGAAGCGTATGCTCGAAAAATGTTATAAAACTCCAGCAAGCCGAGCAGGAGAATAAGGATGCTATGTTCGTTATATTGTCGGATGTCTGGTTAGATAAAATTAAG GTTACAGAAAAGTTGCGGACACTTTTTACTGGTTATGCTCAGTTCCCGCCAGTGGCTTTCATCTTCTGTGGTAATTTCTTATCAGTCTGCCATGGAGCTGAGCAG GCACCTGAGTTACGTCAAGCACTGACATCACTGGGAACCCTCATTGCAGGGTTCCCTGAACTCATGGCTCACTCCAAGTTTATCTTTGTACCAGGACCCAGTGATCCTGGACCAGGCAGCATCTTTCCCAG ACCTCCACTGCCAAAgtatgtaactgaagaaataaagAAAACAGTGCCAAGTGCCATCTTTGTTTGCAACCCGTGTCGTCTGCTTTACTGTACCCAAGAAATTGTTATCTTTCGGGAAAATATTGTAGCCAAGATGTGTCGGAACTGTGTTTATTTTCCCACCAATTCTGAGGACATTCCAGCTCAT TTTGCAAAGACACTATTGAGTCAGAGTCATCTGGCAGCACTGCCTCTTCATGTTTTGCCCGTGTACTGGGGACTTGACCACTGCCTCTCCCTCTACCCAACACCAGACGTAATTATCACTGCTGACAAAGGAGATGCATTCGCCACAACATACAACCACTGTGTGATCATGAATCCG GGCTCATTCTCCAAGACAGACTTCAGTTTTAAAGTTTACTTTCCTGCAACGAGACAAGTTGAAGACAGTCAAATTGGAGATGAGGACATTTag